One stretch of Bradyrhizobium canariense DNA includes these proteins:
- a CDS encoding branched-chain amino acid ABC transporter ATP-binding protein/permease, with product MLKQRRFLVETLTAIGLIVAPFLLPHLGFAPNTVNRILVWGLFGLGFDILFGFTGLLSFGQSAFYGTGGFVAAYLLTRAGFPNVVLALVIGMIAAAAVGYLVGLIALRRTGIYFAMITVAIAEVFFFVEFNPLADWTGGENGLPGVPTPSFNLGFTTVHFTTGWSLYQFLALCYFIGVVIALRIVRSPVGAILSAIRDNPLRATAVGHNIHGYKLTAFVIAAAYAGFAGGLLGVLQAFMPPDAFTFDTSGQLVMQTAIGGRGTLFGPLVGAAVWLFLQDFLQAALGLGAAWKLVLGVIFVLLVCFLRRGIIGGLEDLYGLISGKRAKHIEPDEAAPVPDFAAADEQKAVAESASEPSARHSEAADGPILQATGLTKRYGGLVANSDIDFTVNRGELRGIIGPNGAGKSTFFKMLTCEVSPTSGKIVFEGRDITATGVTDVCQLGLTKSYQVNQLFTGLTVRENIVIAALAKLRGKFRLDLFRSLDKIPGLNEQVERTLQLVNLASRPDTPVSELAYGEKRRLEIGLALATSPSLLLLDEPLAGMSPRERVETVRLLKSISRDRTMIIIDHDMDALFELAERVTVLQEGRVLVEGTPQEIKGSAAVQESYLGGVHGVLDA from the coding sequence ATGCTCAAGCAACGTCGCTTTTTGGTTGAGACGCTGACGGCGATCGGCTTGATCGTCGCACCGTTCTTGCTGCCTCATCTCGGTTTTGCACCCAACACGGTAAACCGGATCCTGGTCTGGGGCCTGTTCGGTCTCGGCTTCGACATCCTGTTTGGCTTTACCGGGCTGCTTTCGTTCGGCCAGTCGGCCTTTTATGGCACCGGCGGCTTTGTCGCGGCCTATCTTCTCACCCGCGCCGGTTTTCCCAATGTCGTCCTGGCGCTGGTCATCGGCATGATTGCCGCCGCCGCGGTCGGTTATCTCGTGGGGCTGATCGCGCTGCGGCGTACCGGCATCTACTTCGCCATGATCACGGTGGCGATCGCGGAAGTGTTCTTTTTCGTTGAGTTCAATCCGCTGGCGGACTGGACCGGTGGCGAGAACGGTTTGCCGGGCGTGCCGACGCCGAGCTTCAATCTGGGCTTTACGACCGTTCATTTTACGACCGGCTGGTCGCTCTATCAGTTTCTTGCGCTGTGTTACTTCATCGGCGTCGTGATCGCGCTGCGCATCGTGCGCTCGCCGGTCGGCGCGATACTGAGCGCGATCCGGGACAATCCGCTGCGCGCCACCGCTGTCGGCCACAACATCCACGGTTACAAGCTCACGGCATTCGTGATCGCGGCTGCCTATGCCGGGTTTGCCGGCGGGCTGCTCGGCGTGCTGCAGGCGTTCATGCCTCCCGATGCCTTTACCTTCGACACATCAGGTCAGCTGGTGATGCAGACCGCGATCGGCGGCCGCGGGACATTGTTCGGCCCGCTGGTCGGTGCGGCCGTCTGGCTGTTCCTGCAGGATTTCCTGCAGGCCGCGCTGGGGCTGGGTGCGGCCTGGAAGCTCGTGCTTGGCGTCATCTTCGTGCTGCTGGTCTGCTTCCTGCGCCGCGGCATTATCGGCGGTCTTGAGGATCTGTACGGCCTGATTTCCGGCAAGCGTGCAAAGCATATCGAGCCGGACGAGGCGGCGCCCGTGCCCGATTTCGCCGCCGCCGATGAACAGAAGGCAGTAGCTGAAAGCGCCAGTGAGCCGTCGGCTCGGCATAGCGAAGCCGCTGATGGTCCCATCCTGCAGGCAACTGGCCTGACCAAACGCTACGGCGGCCTGGTTGCCAACAGCGACATCGATTTCACGGTCAACCGGGGCGAGCTGCGTGGTATCATCGGGCCTAACGGTGCCGGGAAATCGACCTTCTTCAAGATGCTGACCTGCGAGGTCTCGCCGACCTCGGGCAAGATCGTATTCGAAGGGCGGGACATCACGGCTACCGGCGTCACCGACGTATGCCAGCTCGGCTTGACCAAGAGCTATCAGGTCAATCAGCTGTTCACCGGGCTCACGGTTCGGGAAAATATCGTCATCGCGGCGCTGGCCAAACTGCGCGGAAAGTTTCGTCTCGATCTGTTCCGGAGTTTGGATAAGATCCCCGGGTTGAACGAGCAGGTGGAACGTACGCTCCAGCTCGTCAATCTTGCGTCGCGGCCCGACACGCCGGTGTCCGAGCTTGCCTATGGCGAGAAGCGCCGTCTGGAAATCGGGCTGGCGCTGGCGACGTCGCCGAGCCTGCTGCTGTTGGATGAGCCGCTTGCCGGCATGAGCCCGCGCGAACGTGTGGAGACGGTGAGGCTGCTCAAATCGATCAGCCGGGATCGCACCATGATCATCATCGACCATGACATGGATGCGTTGTTCGAACTGGCCGAGCGCGTGACTGTATTGCAGGAAGGCCGCGTATTGGTTGAAGGCACGCCGCAGGAAATCAAGGGCAGTGCGGCGGTGCAAGAGTCCTATCTGGGCGGCGTGCATGGAGTGCTCGACGCATGA
- a CDS encoding MarR family winged helix-turn-helix transcriptional regulator has translation MAVSTRGPRRPAKARAREASDGRNTPDVVDYEALARLRYELRKFQAFSTAAAEKAGLTPQQHQTLLIIRGFSNRDPVSIGDLAKFLLIRHHTAVELVDRMTKLELLSRVVDDADGRRVLVKLTREGEKRLQKLSKIHLRELRAIGPTLTRMLKPFQQS, from the coding sequence ATGGCCGTCTCAACAAGAGGACCACGACGCCCGGCAAAGGCTCGCGCCCGCGAGGCGTCAGATGGTCGCAATACGCCCGATGTCGTGGATTATGAAGCGCTCGCGCGGCTGCGATATGAATTGCGGAAATTTCAGGCATTCAGCACCGCCGCGGCCGAGAAGGCCGGGCTGACGCCTCAACAGCATCAGACGCTTCTTATCATCAGGGGATTTTCCAACCGCGACCCTGTTTCCATCGGTGATCTTGCGAAGTTTCTGCTCATTCGGCACCACACCGCTGTCGAACTGGTGGATCGAATGACAAAACTCGAACTTTTGAGCCGGGTCGTCGACGACGCCGATGGCCGGCGCGTTCTGGTGAAGCTGACAAGGGAAGGCGAAAAACGGCTCCAGAAGCTGTCCAAAATCCATTTGAGGGAGCTTCGGGCCATCGGCCCGACCCTAACCAGGATGCTGAAGCCGTTTCAGCAATCCTAA
- a CDS encoding branched-chain amino acid ABC transporter permease, translated as MDATIFLFLLQDGIINGAVYALVAIATVLVFAVTRVILVPQGEFVAFTALTIAALENGKVPSTPWLLLALGCLAATSELVRHFRELTVRRVARIVLFDLALPIALLLLTRTLAPLKLGQAVDILLAIALITPMGPMIYRIAFEPIAHSSVLVLLMAAFGVHFSLTGLGLLFFGPEGTGTAPLSSASFSLGDLVVTGQSVAVVVVTALLLALFAVFFGRTLLGKALRACSSNRIGARLVGIPTSAAGQIAFALAALLGAVSGVLVGPLMTVFYDSGFLIGLKAFVAAILGGLVSYPMTVLAALGVGFAEALFSFWASNFKEVLVFTLIIPVLAWRSVYAPHAEETE; from the coding sequence GTGGACGCAACCATTTTCCTGTTCCTGCTGCAGGACGGCATCATCAACGGTGCGGTCTATGCGCTCGTTGCGATCGCGACCGTATTGGTGTTTGCGGTCACGCGGGTCATCCTGGTCCCGCAGGGCGAGTTTGTGGCGTTTACCGCGCTGACCATTGCTGCGCTCGAGAATGGCAAAGTTCCGTCGACGCCATGGTTGTTGCTGGCGCTTGGATGCCTGGCGGCAACCTCCGAGCTGGTGCGGCATTTTCGCGAGCTGACCGTGCGGCGCGTAGCCAGGATCGTGCTGTTCGATCTGGCGTTGCCGATCGCTCTCCTGCTGCTGACGCGAACGCTGGCGCCGCTGAAGCTTGGCCAGGCAGTGGACATCCTGCTCGCGATCGCGCTGATCACGCCGATGGGCCCGATGATCTATCGTATCGCGTTCGAGCCGATCGCTCATTCCAGCGTCCTTGTGCTGCTGATGGCCGCGTTCGGCGTGCATTTTTCGCTGACCGGGTTGGGCCTGTTGTTTTTCGGACCCGAAGGCACCGGTACGGCGCCGCTGTCGTCGGCCTCGTTTTCGCTCGGCGACCTCGTCGTGACCGGCCAAAGCGTCGCAGTGGTGGTGGTCACGGCGCTGCTGCTGGCATTGTTCGCGGTGTTTTTCGGGCGAACCCTGCTCGGCAAGGCGCTCCGCGCCTGCTCGTCGAACCGTATCGGCGCGCGATTGGTGGGGATTCCGACCTCGGCGGCCGGACAAATCGCGTTCGCATTGGCCGCTCTTCTCGGCGCGGTTTCCGGCGTGCTGGTTGGCCCATTGATGACGGTGTTTTACGACAGCGGCTTCCTGATCGGATTGAAAGCCTTCGTTGCGGCGATCCTCGGCGGGCTCGTGAGCTATCCCATGACAGTGCTCGCGGCGCTTGGCGTCGGATTTGCCGAAGCGTTGTTCTCATTCTGGGCGAGCAACTTCAAGGAAGTGCTGGTTTTCACACTGATCATTCCGGTTCTTGCCTGGCGCTCGGTGTATGCGCCGCACGCCGAGGAAACCGAATGA
- a CDS encoding ABC transporter ATP-binding protein, translating into MSLLEVNGLNSYYGDSHILFDVSMRVERNEVVALLGRNGAGKSTTLKSLMGVVTPRAGSVMFDGVDIAGRKSHAIAQAGMQLVHEDRRIFGSLNVEENLVLAGLTASKRWPLDRIYEMFPRLKERRGNRGTDLSGGEQQMLAIARALVRDPKIILLDEPFEGLAPIIVRDLMKACSDLAAAGQTIVLVEQNLAATLTLAQRIYIVNNGHIVHEGPAQEIKAQPEILQRYLGV; encoded by the coding sequence ATGAGCCTGCTCGAGGTCAATGGCCTGAACAGCTATTATGGGGATTCCCATATCCTCTTCGACGTCTCGATGCGGGTCGAGCGTAACGAGGTGGTGGCGCTGCTCGGCCGCAATGGCGCCGGCAAGAGCACGACGTTGAAAAGCCTGATGGGCGTGGTGACGCCGCGCGCGGGCTCGGTGATGTTCGACGGCGTCGATATTGCGGGGCGAAAGAGTCACGCCATCGCGCAGGCGGGCATGCAGCTCGTGCACGAGGATCGCAGGATCTTCGGCAGCCTCAATGTCGAGGAAAATCTTGTTCTGGCGGGGCTGACCGCCTCGAAGCGCTGGCCGCTCGACCGTATCTACGAGATGTTCCCGCGGCTTAAGGAGCGGCGCGGCAACCGCGGCACCGACCTGTCCGGCGGCGAGCAGCAGATGCTGGCGATCGCGCGCGCGCTGGTGCGGGATCCGAAGATCATTCTGCTCGACGAGCCGTTCGAAGGACTGGCCCCGATCATCGTGCGCGACCTCATGAAGGCGTGCAGCGATCTCGCCGCGGCCGGTCAGACCATCGTGCTGGTCGAACAGAATTTGGCGGCGACGCTGACGCTCGCGCAGCGCATCTACATCGTCAACAACGGACATATTGTTCACGAGGGCCCGGCCCAGGAGATCAAGGCTCAGCCTGAGATTTTACAGCGTTACCTCGGCGTCTAA
- a CDS encoding multidrug efflux RND transporter permease subunit: MNESISAPFIRYPIGTSLLMAGILFVGVVSYPLLPVAPLPQVDFPTIQVSASLPGGSPETMASSVAQPLERQLAQIPGIAQMTSTSSLGSTAVTIQFDLNRNIDGAANDVQGAINAASGQLPKNLPTPPTYRKVNPADSPVLLLSATSDTLPLIKVSDAVDTQLGQQISQISGVAQVFIGGQQKPAIRVQIDPAKLVAKGLSLEDIRSQIAATTVDSPKGNIDGVKRAYTIYANDQLLDPDAWNDVIIAYRNGGPLRIRDIGKAIAGPEDMKQAAWADGKRGVFLVIFKQPGANVINTVDKIKAQLPRLIAAIPPAIKIKIISDQTLTIRAAVKDVQFTLLITIMLVIMVIFIFLRSAWATIIPSVTVPLALLGACSLMWAFGYTLDNLSLMALTIAVGFVVDDAIVMLENITRYIERGEKPLAAAFRGASEIGFTIVSISISLVAVLIPLLLMGGIIGRLFREFAVTLSMAIFVSLVVSLTLTPMMASRFLRAHSELKHGKFYQWSERAFDGMLHRYERGLDLALRWSKTTLVIFFATVGLSVYLFIIIPKGFFPQQDNGFLTATSEAAQDISFADMERHQEELSNIVQADPAVDSIAMFIGGGGTALNSGRMYITLKPHEERNANAGQIITRLRPKLEKVEGARLYMQASQDVRLGGRATRTQFEYTLQDANLDELNGWAPKILARMQTLPELRDVATDQQTQGTTLTLAINRDTASRYGITPQLIDDTLYDAFGQRQVTQYFTQLNSYHVVLEILPELQGRLDTLDKIYVKSPTTGGQVPLSVFCKWTTVPVRPLSIAHQGQFPAITISFNLGQGVALGQATAAIQKAVLDLGAPGTLTSSFQGTAQAFQQSLGTVPLLIMAALVVVYLILGILYESYIHPLTILSTLPSAGVGALAILMAFGFDFSLIALIGIILLIGIVKKNGIMMVDFAISAERDEHLSPRESIRKAAILRFRPIMMTTMAAMLGGVPLMLGTGTGSEIRQPLGYAMVGGLIVSQALTLFTTPVVYLYLDNFSNALSRWSRTRKSDTSPEGAEHDQQKYAAE, from the coding sequence ATGAACGAGAGCATCTCGGCGCCATTCATTCGCTACCCGATCGGAACGTCATTGCTGATGGCGGGCATTTTGTTCGTCGGCGTCGTTTCCTATCCGCTGCTGCCGGTAGCGCCTCTGCCTCAGGTCGACTTCCCGACAATTCAAGTCTCTGCATCCTTGCCGGGTGGAAGCCCCGAAACGATGGCTTCCTCGGTGGCGCAGCCGCTGGAGCGGCAGCTCGCGCAAATCCCCGGCATTGCGCAAATGACCTCGACGAGTTCGCTCGGCTCGACCGCGGTCACGATCCAGTTCGACCTTAACCGCAACATCGACGGCGCCGCCAACGACGTGCAGGGCGCCATCAACGCTGCCAGCGGGCAGTTGCCGAAAAACCTGCCTACGCCACCGACTTACCGGAAGGTCAATCCGGCGGACTCGCCGGTACTGCTGTTGTCGGCGACGTCGGATACGCTGCCCCTGATCAAGGTGAGCGATGCGGTCGATACCCAGCTTGGACAACAGATCAGCCAGATCTCGGGTGTCGCGCAGGTGTTCATCGGAGGCCAGCAAAAGCCGGCAATCCGCGTCCAGATTGACCCAGCCAAGCTGGTGGCCAAAGGTTTGTCCCTGGAAGATATCCGCAGCCAGATCGCGGCAACGACGGTCGACAGTCCGAAGGGCAACATCGACGGCGTAAAGCGCGCTTATACGATCTATGCCAACGACCAGTTGCTGGATCCGGACGCCTGGAACGACGTCATCATCGCCTATCGCAATGGGGGTCCTCTGCGGATCCGGGACATCGGCAAGGCTATTGCCGGGCCCGAGGACATGAAGCAGGCCGCCTGGGCCGACGGCAAGCGCGGCGTCTTCCTGGTGATCTTCAAGCAGCCCGGTGCCAACGTCATAAACACCGTCGACAAGATCAAGGCGCAATTGCCAAGGCTCATTGCCGCCATTCCTCCCGCCATCAAGATCAAGATCATCAGCGACCAGACCCTGACCATCCGTGCTGCCGTCAAGGATGTGCAATTCACACTATTGATCACCATCATGCTGGTAATCATGGTGATCTTTATCTTTTTGCGAAGTGCGTGGGCGACCATCATTCCGAGCGTCACGGTGCCTCTGGCATTGCTCGGCGCCTGCTCGTTGATGTGGGCATTCGGCTATACGCTCGACAACCTGTCGCTGATGGCCTTGACGATCGCTGTCGGATTCGTGGTCGACGACGCCATCGTGATGCTGGAAAACATCACACGTTACATCGAGCGGGGCGAGAAGCCGCTGGCTGCCGCCTTCAGGGGCGCCAGCGAGATCGGATTCACCATCGTATCGATCAGTATTTCGCTGGTCGCCGTGTTGATTCCGCTTCTGCTGATGGGCGGAATCATCGGGCGATTGTTCCGCGAATTCGCGGTGACGCTCTCGATGGCCATTTTCGTCTCGCTGGTCGTTTCGCTGACGCTGACCCCGATGATGGCTTCGCGCTTCCTGCGGGCGCACAGTGAGCTGAAGCACGGCAAGTTCTATCAATGGAGCGAACGCGCCTTCGACGGGATGCTTCACCGCTATGAACGTGGACTGGACCTGGCGCTGCGCTGGAGCAAGACGACGCTTGTCATCTTCTTCGCAACCGTAGGGCTGTCGGTCTATCTCTTCATCATCATTCCCAAGGGCTTTTTCCCGCAACAGGACAACGGCTTTCTTACCGCGACATCGGAGGCGGCGCAGGACATTTCCTTTGCCGACATGGAACGACATCAGGAGGAACTCAGCAACATCGTGCAGGCCGATCCCGCAGTCGACAGCATTGCCATGTTCATCGGCGGCGGCGGCACCGCGCTTAACTCCGGCCGCATGTACATTACCCTGAAACCCCACGAAGAGCGCAATGCCAACGCAGGGCAGATCATTACGCGACTGCGGCCAAAACTGGAAAAGGTCGAAGGCGCGAGGCTGTATATGCAGGCCTCGCAGGATGTGCGGCTCGGCGGTCGCGCCACGCGCACGCAGTTCGAATACACGCTGCAGGACGCCAATCTGGACGAGTTGAATGGGTGGGCGCCCAAAATTCTGGCCAGGATGCAAACGCTTCCCGAATTGCGCGACGTCGCGACCGACCAGCAGACCCAGGGGACAACGCTGACGCTGGCGATCAATCGCGATACCGCGTCGCGTTACGGCATTACGCCGCAATTGATCGACGACACGCTGTACGATGCGTTCGGCCAGCGTCAGGTGACGCAGTATTTTACCCAGCTCAACAGCTACCACGTGGTGCTGGAGATCCTCCCCGAACTGCAAGGCAGGCTCGATACGCTCGACAAGATCTACGTCAAGTCGCCGACCACGGGCGGTCAGGTGCCGCTATCTGTATTCTGCAAATGGACGACGGTGCCCGTGAGGCCGCTCTCGATCGCCCACCAGGGCCAGTTTCCGGCCATCACCATCAGCTTCAATCTCGGCCAGGGCGTGGCGCTCGGCCAGGCCACCGCGGCTATTCAGAAAGCGGTGCTTGATCTGGGCGCGCCCGGGACGCTGACTTCGAGCTTCCAGGGCACGGCACAGGCGTTCCAGCAATCGCTCGGCACTGTTCCGTTGCTGATCATGGCGGCCCTCGTCGTGGTCTACCTGATCCTGGGCATTCTCTATGAAAGCTACATCCATCCGCTTACGATCCTGTCGACGCTTCCATCGGCGGGCGTTGGCGCGCTTGCGATCCTGATGGCGTTCGGTTTCGATTTCAGCCTGATCGCCCTGATCGGCATCATCCTGTTGATCGGAATCGTGAAGAAGAACGGCATCATGATGGTCGACTTCGCGATCTCGGCCGAGCGCGACGAGCATCTGTCGCCGCGGGAATCGATCCGCAAAGCTGCTATCTTGCGCTTTCGCCCGATCATGATGACGACGATGGCGGCGATGCTTGGCGGCGTGCCGCTGATGCTCGGCACCGGCACCGGCTCCGAGATTCGCCAGCCGCTGGGGTACGCCATGGTGGGCGGGCTGATCGTGAGCCAGGCGCTGACACTGTTCACGACGCCCGTGGTCTATCTCTATCTCGATAACTTCTCGAATGCGCTTTCGCGCTGGAGCCGGACACGTAAATCCGACACGTCCCCGGAAGGGGCCGAACATGACCAGCAGAAATACGCGGCCGAATAG
- a CDS encoding branched-chain amino acid ABC transporter permease: MISWPNFISQLFNGLALGALLALISSGLTIIYGTLGVLNLAHGAMFMLGGYAGYVAYEYTGSFIVAVIAGSLFVMLVGVVMERLIIRHFYHRPHEDQLLVTFGLSICFVELVRLFFSSESKLVPPPPLFQGITSLGFMYYPTYRLAVVGIVAVALGALFVVLYRTRLGMIVRAGIEDSVMVDSLGINVYRVFMIVFGIGAMAAGFAGIVNAPVVSLTPGVGDDILVETFVVVVIGGVGSFPGAILGGLIAGEIISITSMFNPGYAYVMLFAAMTLVLVVRPHGLLGTQGRE; the protein is encoded by the coding sequence ATGATTAGTTGGCCGAATTTCATTTCACAGCTCTTCAATGGGTTGGCGCTCGGAGCTTTGCTCGCGCTGATCAGCTCCGGCCTGACCATTATCTACGGCACGCTCGGGGTGCTCAACCTCGCGCATGGTGCGATGTTCATGCTCGGCGGTTACGCCGGCTACGTCGCCTACGAATATACAGGTTCGTTTATCGTCGCTGTGATCGCCGGCTCATTGTTTGTCATGCTGGTGGGCGTGGTGATGGAGCGACTGATCATCCGTCACTTCTATCATCGTCCGCACGAGGATCAGCTGCTTGTGACGTTCGGGCTGAGCATCTGCTTCGTCGAACTGGTCCGCCTTTTCTTCTCGAGCGAGTCGAAATTGGTGCCGCCGCCGCCATTATTCCAGGGCATCACGTCGCTTGGCTTCATGTATTACCCGACCTACCGCCTGGCGGTTGTCGGCATCGTGGCGGTCGCGCTCGGCGCCCTGTTCGTCGTTCTCTACCGTACGCGGCTCGGCATGATCGTGCGGGCCGGCATCGAAGATTCTGTCATGGTCGACTCGCTCGGCATCAATGTCTATCGCGTGTTCATGATCGTGTTCGGCATCGGCGCGATGGCGGCCGGTTTTGCCGGCATCGTCAATGCGCCAGTTGTCTCGCTGACGCCGGGTGTCGGCGATGACATCCTGGTTGAAACTTTTGTGGTGGTGGTGATTGGCGGCGTCGGATCGTTTCCGGGCGCCATTCTCGGCGGCCTGATCGCCGGTGAAATCATCAGCATCACCTCGATGTTTAACCCCGGCTATGCCTACGTCATGCTGTTTGCGGCGATGACGCTTGTGCTTGTGGTGCGGCCGCACGGCCTGCTCGGCACGCAGGGCCGGGAATGA
- a CDS encoding substrate-binding protein yields the protein MLPAGMMLPAFAEDHPEIGTYPAGSSGSSVFIGISVPRTGTYAVQGEDELKGYELAIEHINSGHELIKKISPKTTKGLLGKELKYGVADSAAKPNEAVQAQQRFISENKAIMITGGTSSAVAVALNKLAQREKVLFVCGISGSNDTTGKDCVRYGVRQNFYGQTAAAAISPVLIKTFGKNKKAAYLTPDYTYGHTVTKSMQDQLAAAGWTTTTNQVSPLGAPDYSSYLLNVANSGADVLINVNWGHDAVLSIQQAKQFGVLDKMKLIVPYQVPFLARETGGLMQGVYASTDYWWTIEDKYPLAKMFNEAFEKKNGYKPEWGAANSYISFAHWARMIEEAGTFYPPDVIKTYEKEETIPSLVGDVHYRKEDHQCVRPVIIVKGKMEKDMKGKEDYYDVVEIVPGEGLMQKPDAFGCNLGDYT from the coding sequence ATGCTTCCAGCGGGGATGATGCTCCCGGCATTTGCCGAGGATCATCCGGAAATCGGGACATATCCGGCCGGCTCATCGGGTTCTTCGGTTTTCATCGGCATTTCCGTGCCGCGCACCGGGACCTATGCGGTGCAGGGCGAAGACGAGCTCAAGGGCTACGAGCTTGCGATCGAGCACATCAACAGCGGTCACGAGCTGATCAAGAAGATCTCGCCCAAGACCACCAAGGGCCTGCTTGGCAAGGAATTGAAATACGGCGTCGCGGATTCCGCCGCCAAGCCGAACGAAGCCGTGCAGGCGCAGCAGCGCTTCATCAGCGAGAACAAGGCGATCATGATCACCGGCGGCACTTCGAGCGCCGTGGCGGTCGCGCTGAACAAGCTCGCGCAACGCGAAAAGGTTCTGTTCGTGTGCGGTATCTCCGGTTCGAACGACACCACCGGCAAGGACTGCGTCCGCTATGGTGTCCGTCAGAACTTCTACGGCCAGACGGCTGCAGCCGCGATCAGCCCGGTGCTGATCAAGACCTTCGGCAAGAACAAGAAGGCCGCTTACCTGACGCCGGACTACACCTATGGCCACACCGTTACGAAGTCGATGCAGGATCAACTCGCGGCTGCGGGATGGACGACGACCACCAACCAGGTCTCGCCGCTCGGCGCGCCCGACTATTCATCCTATCTGCTCAATGTCGCCAATTCCGGCGCCGACGTCCTCATCAACGTCAACTGGGGACACGATGCCGTGCTGTCGATCCAGCAGGCCAAGCAGTTCGGCGTGCTCGACAAGATGAAGCTCATCGTTCCCTACCAGGTGCCGTTCCTCGCCCGCGAGACCGGTGGCCTGATGCAGGGCGTCTATGCTTCCACCGACTACTGGTGGACCATCGAGGACAAGTATCCGCTGGCCAAGATGTTCAACGAGGCGTTCGAGAAGAAGAACGGCTACAAGCCTGAGTGGGGCGCGGCAAACTCCTACATCAGCTTCGCGCACTGGGCGCGCATGATCGAAGAGGCCGGCACCTTCTATCCGCCAGATGTCATCAAGACCTATGAGAAGGAAGAAACGATCCCGTCCCTGGTTGGCGACGTGCACTACCGCAAGGAAGACCACCAGTGCGTTCGTCCCGTCATTATCGTCAAGGGCAAGATGGAAAAGGACATGAAGGGCAAGGAAGACTACTATGACGTGGTCGAAATCGTGCCCGGCGAGGGATTGATGCAGAAGCCGGACGCGTTTGGCTGCAATCTCGGCGATTATACCTGA